The stretch of DNA GATGTAGTGCCGCATGAGCTATCTAAAAACTGATGTGTTATAGTTGCTGGTGGCGGGTGATTAAACGTTACTGGAGGTGTTCCATCATTAACTTGAAAGGTATAAGTGGTGCCTGGTGTGTTTTGTGCCCCAATTAATAAATCATAAGTTACACTTCCCGGGTTGCATAAAGTGGGAATACCAACGGCGCTAATGGTAGCGGTGGGTATGGCTCCTACATATAGATTGTAAGTTCTTGTACTACTACAGGCATTGTCTAGTAGTACCGTATAGGTTAAAGTATAATTTCCAGCAGCAGCATAAAAATGGAAAGTGTCCGATAAATTAGTACCTGTAAAAGTATCAGAAGTTCCATCACCCCAATCAAACACATGTTGGGTGTTGTTGTTGGTTTGGGTTGATTGCGTTGTAAATGAAAACAATCCTCCCGAAATATTGGCATCGTTACTACAGTATGTAAAGTAGCTTTGATTGTTGAAAGTTGTTACGGTCCAGAAATTACCATCTATAAGTTCTAGTACCGGCGAACTTGGGGTACTATTCAATACAACTACATTAACACTAAAAGAAGTTGTATTGTCAATTGTTAATGTAGCAGTATAATTTCCTGCAGTGATATACGTTATTGTATGAGGTCCACTAGTGTTTGCTGTTGTTGTGTTTCCACCGGGAAATGACCAATTGTAAATGGTTGCCCCATTTGTGTTAGTAGAATTATCTGTAAATGTTATGCTCTGCGTGCTGCAAATCGTAACAGTGCCATTAATATCTGCAGGATTTGTAGTAAATGAAGCATTATAGGTGGCACTATATCCTACCATTGAAAACAGTAAGAAGATTAAAATACTAACGTGTTTATAGCTATTTTCTTGGGGCATACCTATAGTTGTTTTTTTAGAAATTACTAAAAGTATTGGCTAGGGAGGCAAAACTTTTCTTAAAATTATAAAAAAAAACGCTACAAAACAAGTTGTAGCGCATTTTTAAATAGAATTTTAATGGAGTTGTTTTTCTTTCTTTTTAATGAAGTATATTGAGGTTAGTATTCCTGTTATTAATAAGGGAATAATAATATTATCAATTGGTGTTTGTAAGGGTTCAGAAGCAGGGTCGCCACTACCACCACCAAAGCCAGGATCATCCTCAAATTGAGAATAAGTCAATGAAGATATTAGTAAAGTAATTAATAGTGCTAAAGTTTTAAATTTCATGATGTGTGTTTTATTCAATTATCAAAGATTTAGTAGTTTTTGAATGGTTTTGAGTGTTATATATTTCCACAAAATAAACACCACTTTTAAAACTACTGGTTAACGGTACTGTAATACTTCCATTTACTACATTGAGATGGTTTTTTTGTATAAGTTGCCCTAAAGCATTATAAATAGTACAATCAAAACTTCCTACCTCATTAGCTTTTGAATGAAACTGAATGGTAAAAGATTCATTTGCAATTACTGGATTAGGGTAAAGCATAAAATCAGTAGCGGTAAATTCAGCATTACTTAATGTAGTATTTTGAAATAAAATTTTAAAACGACTTCCTGTGCTTGCTGTATTTTCTGTTATTTGGTATTCGTATTCAAATACACTACCGTCTAAAGGTATTTCAGTTGTAGTGCCTAAAAATAAATCTTGTAAATAAGCATATCCGTCATATTCAAAATTTTCGGTATATAATTTTAATTTATAATTAGTACCTAAAGTTGCGTTACTAATACGTAACGTTAAAAAATCATTATTTTCAATGGTATTTCTGTGTTCTATAGACAGTAAACTTGTGGCATTAACTAGTGCGATATTTTCCCCTGGGTTGCTTAATTTACTACCATCTGCATTATCCACTTCATTATTACCTCCCATATAAAAAGCAGCCACGCAGCCATCTGCATTTATAAAGTTGTTCTCACTTTGTTTTTCTAACAAAATGCGAAACAATTCATAATTTGTTGTATTCGTTTGATTAGCATTTCTATTTAAAGTAGTATTAGTAACGCCATCCGTTTTATGAGTTTCTTTTATGGTTAAAGAAGAAGTGGCGCTTGTTGCTTTTACAAAAAAAGCTTCTCCTGACTGAAACACGGGACCTGATGCATTATTCGTTTTGAAAATACTTGCAGCATTACTGTAGCCAACCCCTTCTTCCCACATAACATACCCCCGTATGTGGAAACAGTAGGGTCTATAAACCATACTTTATTAATTCCTGAATTCTCAGGTTCAGCTAAAACTTGTACAAAATTTATAGGACTGGCATAGGGGTTTCCAATCATATAGTATTTATTCGTATATATGTTTTCATATGTCTTACTTCCAGTAATTAAATGTCCATAACTTGATATAGTTGTTGATAAGGAACCAGAAACACTAACACCATTAAAATTTTGAGCCTTTAAAAAAGGATGTGTTGCAAATACCAAAAAACCATAATTTTTATCTGAATCAAATAAAAGCTCATTAGTGGTGTCAGTTACATTAGACCAATTTCCGCTAATATTGTTAAATTTTCTGACATTATAACTTGAATTATTTATATTTACAAGACCATTTCCAATACTTCCAATACTATACGTATAAAAAATATCACCAAAGAAATCCTCTTCTTCTTGAACGTTAACCGTTAATGTACCTGTTGGTCCCCATATGTCTATACCTATATTTTGTGTAGTGTATTCTCCATTATTTTGCCAATTCGTTATAATTGTAGAATTATCTCCATTAACAATTCTTAAAGGTGTAGTCAATAAACGCCATTGTCTTTTATTGTTTAATAAATAACGTTCTACATTTATCTTACCCAAAATACTAGTATTTGGTTGCAGCTCAGAAACTCTTGCGGTTTCTGTTATTGTTGATTTTAAAGTGACTAAATTATCTGCGAAGATAATATTTGAACTATTTGGTATATTTAATAGCTTAGTTATTTTTAATTTGCCTAATCCTTGTGTAGAATGTCCAATTAAAGATGTTGATTTATTAATCATAAGTTCTTCTAATTCAACATTATATTCTGATATTATCGTAAAACTTCCAGAAGAATCTAATGTTATTTTTTTGATTGCCCCATTTATAATTTGTATAGTTCCGTTTATTTCGCCTTGAGCTGCAATTTCATCGCCGATAATAGTAGAGCTTGCTTGTTTATAAGTAATAGAATATTTGTTATTAGAATTTTTCAATATTGGATTAGTATTACTATAAAAACGAGCAATTCCGATAATTATATTTGTATTGTCATTTAATAATATTTTACCTAAAGTACTATTCTCATCTGTATTTTGGTTATACCATCTACCTTTAAGTATTTGAAAACTTCCATTTTCAATTATTTCTGATGTTCCATTTGCATAAAATCTACGATCTGAATTTAGTATTAAGTTTTTAAATTTTTTACCAGGAATATTCAATAAGTTTGTAGAACTTAATGCTGTGCCAGTGTTAATCCAATTAAACTCAACAGTTGCATTGCTAAAATCTTGTCCTCTTTGAGCATCAGTATATATAATAGGATCAATATTACTTAAAATAATTTTAGCATCACCTTGCAATGTGTTATCAGTTCTGTAGCCTAATCCCGTAGGTCCAGATCCTCCTGTTTGAATATTAAATACACCATATAAGGTTATGATACCTGAACGATGTCTAATTCTTGATTCATTGAAAGCAACAGGATTCGTGTTAACATGAGTTGTAGAAACCATGTTCCCGTTGATAATAAAATTAGTTAAATCATCTACATAAAGGGTTGTTAACCTTGTATTTGTTGGGAACGAATTAACTAAAGTAGCATTTCCTACAATTAGATTTTGAATTTCTAATTCTCCTAAACCTGCAATGAAAGAATCGTTGTTGTAATTATTTGTAGGTTTTACTAAAATGTTACCGCTAACGGTTAACTTTTTTCCAAGTGTTATTTCCAATTTTGAAATTCCTCCATTACCTCCATAAAATTCAATTTGTTCACAACTTACATTGCTATTAACAGTGATAGTGTGATTTTGAATTTTTACGATATCTCCAGTTGTAGGGATGCCGCTTGGAAACCATGTAGAAGAATCTTCCCAGTTACCAGTGGCTACACTTGTGTATTCTGTTGCATTGGAAAAGTAAAATGAAGTCAATACAACGAATAAAATAATTGACTTTATGAATTTTGTAAACGAGTAATTTGTTTTCATAAATGAATAGATTAATGAACGCAACAAATATAATCTAAATTATTGAATAACAAAACTTATTTTATTGTTGAATTTGGTTTGTTGTTTGTGGTTTAGGGTTTATGGTTTGTTGTTTATGGTTGAGATGTGTATGTGTAGTTTGTGTAATAAATGTTAATTTTTTTTAATAAGTGTATTTTCAAGTTTATTTAAATTAAACATATTTTTCTTGTAAATTTTGTGTTTAATGTAATTGGTAATTAAAATTAGTTTAACTTTGTTGTAATAGCACATTAATTAAATATGAATTTTACTAAATTTACACTTGTAATTTTTATTTTATGTGTCAATGTAGTTAAATCGCAAGATTTTGTTACTGATACTACCGCATTACCTTACTTACAAAAAGCCGAGTTTTCTTTATTAAGCTTGGGGGTTAATTATGAATTTCCGATATCTAAAGCATTGTCTTTGGATTCGGGGCTCGGCTTTTCTTCTGGGGCACATTTGCCTAAGGATGAAGTTAGATTTCAAAAGAATTTGTTAAATCCCACCTTCTATTTGAAAACGGAATTGAAATATTATTACAACCGTTATGTTCGTGTGGCTAAAAAATTACCCACACGTAATGGAGAGGGTAGTTATTTTGCACTTCAAAATAAATTTCTCACACAACGTTTGTTTGACCAAAAAACTCCTCTAAGTAATATGATGTTATATGAAGTGCATTGGGGGATCCAACGTAATTTATACCCCAACCTTTTATTTAATGCACATGTAGGATTAGGGCATGCATCTGATTTTACAACGAAAGGTACTTCTTTTTATTCAGCTATTGGACTTAAAGTATCCTATGTTTTTTCAAGTAAGAAAATTACGAGAGATTCTTTTGAGAGGTTTTGGTGATGGGTGATGGGTGATGGTTAAGAAAAAGTTCTTTTTTGTTTAATTTTTAATAAGTTGTTAACCATATTAAAAAAAATATTAATTTTGCTAACTATAAAAAAATAATATCATTCTTATGAATTTGTTAAAAAAGTATTTTGTTTTTGCTTTTCTTTTTGTTTTGACTGCTGGATTATCGCAAGAAAAAAGAGATTCAGATAAAAAAGAGCCTGTTGAAAAGGATGCTAAAAATAAAAGGGTTGATAAAAGTGATTCTGAAAAAAGAGATTCTGTTTACATTCCAAATAAGGTAATTAACAAGACGGTTTCTGATACGGTGCATCCTAAAGATCGTGAAAAAAACTACAATCGCTGGTCAGTTAATTTAAATGTGGGTACTAATATAGGTATTCGTCCTTTTACGGATGGCTATTACGCTACTACTCCTAATTATTTTACCAAACCGGAGTTCAATCATTTTGATTTGAATGTTCGTAGAATGTTCAATACCAAGTTTGGGGTAATGTGGGATTTTGGATATGATAACTTTAATGCTGATTCGGGAAGTCCTGATTTTAGTAACAATATGTATCGTACCAGTTTTCAAGGGGTGATGAATATTCATCGTGCCTTTAATTGGGAAGAATTTACGGAAACTTTTGGTTTGCAAATACATTTAGGTCCCGGTTTTTCATTTTTAGAAGGGCCAGGTACTTCGACTTTTAATAATTATGATAATATATTCAGTTTTTTGGCGGGAGCTACAGCAATGATTAAAGTTTCCGATCGTTTAGCTTTTAATTTAGATTATACGATGACAACTAATTATACGCATCATTTGGCTTTAGATGGTATGTCGCAAGTAGATCCAAGTTTAAGTAGAACCGGTTTGGTACATTCAACAACTTTAGGGTTAACTTTATATTTAGGAAGAAAAGAACGTCATGCCGATTGGTATTGGGAAAATTTATATGTTAAAGACGAATATCAAGATTTGTTAGCGCGAGTTGAAGAACTCGAAACAATGATGAATGATACCGATAGAGATGGAGTGCCTGATTATTTAGATGCAGAAAATAACACTATAGCAGGTGTTGCTGTAGATACCAAAGGTCGTGCTATTGATTTAAATAATAATGGGGTGCCAGACGAGTTAGAGCGTTATATCAATAATAAGTATGGCGATATGCAAACGGTAATTAATAATATGGCTTCAGGGGAGTATTCAAGTGCTCAAATGAAACAAATGATTAATGGTCAGTATGTGAATGTATTTTTCGATTTTGATGAAACTAGAATTACAACGGGTACTATCTCGGCAATTAATTTCTTAATTAAGTATTTAAATGCAAATCCAGATTCAAAAGCTGAGGTTATTGGATATGCTGATGAAATGGGGGATGCAAATTATAATATAGCTCTCTCTAGAAAAAGAGCGCAACGTGTTATGGAGATGATTGTTCGTTCTGGAATTGATCCTAATCGTTTGAAATTAGTGGTTAAAGGAGAAGATAATTCAGTACCTAAAGATTCTAAGTTAGCAAGACAATTAGTAAGACGAGTTGCCTTTAAAGTTGATTAATTAATAAAATAAAGTCTTATAAGGCCTGTAAGTTGATTACAGGTCTTTTTTTTGTGCTATTTTTGTACTAATTGAAATATTTTTCTAATTTCAATGTGTTACTTTCTTCAATACTATGAAAAAAAATATTATTTTACTTTTTTTATTATTTGCAATTTTATCTTGGAGTCAATCTAGAAAAGCTTATGATCGCTTATTTCATTCCTTTTCAAAAGTTCAGTTTTCAAACCCCGAACTTTCAAAACAATATTTAGATTCCATATTGGTATTGCCAAAACTACCCGATAGTCTCGTAAGCAAAACCCAAAATGATATAGGAATTTATCATGCTTTGGTAGGGGATTATGATAACGCGCTTTTGCATTTTGTTAAAGCGTATAATACTGAATCATCTCATAATAAGCAATCAAAAGCCAATATCTTATGTAATATAGCCAATACACAAAAGTTGTTTGGTAAATTTGATTTGGCTCTTCAAAATTTAGATTTAGCTAAAAAATTATATACTGCTTTAGATGATGAAAAAAACATTTTAAAAGTAGAAAGTGAAAAATCGGCTGTTTATTATGCCAAATCGAATTATAATAAAGCACTAGAACTATCAACCGAATTGTTGCCTAAATTAGAAAAATTGGGTGACAGGCGTTTGTATAATATTCAATTGTTACGTCAAGCTAATATTCAATTCAATATTGGGGATTATGAAGGGGCAATAACAAATTATAAATTGGTATTGCCTTTTTTAGTATTAATGAAGCTAACAATTTGCAAAACAAGTATGTGGCATTAATGAATATAGGAGAAAGTTATGCCGAATTAAATCGTAAAGAAGCTATAGGTTATTTCAATCAATCTTTGAAAGGGTTTCGTGAAATTACAGACAAAAGAAATGAACATTTTTGTTTGAGTCGTATTGGAAAATATTATTATAGAAATGGAAATTTTAGAAATGCTTTATCCTATCTAAAAACATCATTTGATTATTTATATACAAATCTACCTCATTTATCTTTAGAGGTCTATACGTATTATGTTGGTTGTCACTTACAATTAAACAATTATACTGCTTTAAACGAGATTTTAAAATATAACACTTCCGAGATGTTAGTGGAAGCAAATTCACAAGAAAAAATATTTTATTTTGAAACCTTAGCTCTGTATTATGATAAAGTTGGAGATGCCAAGAATCATTTTGATGTACTCAAAAAAATCCAAAAATTGTATCACGACCGAGATAAAAACAATTCATTTGAGGCTTTACAAAAAAAATTAAACCTGTATGAATTAAATACCACCATCGATAAAAATAAAAATTTAGAATTACAAGTTTCCAATTTAAAGCTACAAAATGCAGTGGTGTTGGTTTCAATATTACTATTAGTTTTGTTGATTGTGTTTTTAATAGATAAACAAAGAAAGAAAAACAAAATACAGCAATTAATTTTAGCACAATTAGAACAAGAAAAGATGTTACATGAAAAACGGGCTAAATTAAAAGAAGTTGAATTGCAATACAAAACCGAAATAACGCAAACCAAAGAACGAGAATTAACCGCGTTACAATTAAAAATTCATCAAGTAAAAGAAAAAATTTTGGACTATTTATCTGTTAATGAATTTCAATTGGATAAAAAGATTTTGTCTAAAATTACCAAACAAATAGTTCGTCATTTTGACAACGATGATTATTGGAAAGAATTTCAGTTAAAGTTTGCTAATATGCATCCTGATTTTATTGCTACTATAAAATCAAAGTATCCTAATTTAACCAAAAAAGATATTGATTTTTTAATTTTAATCAAATTAAATTTAAGTAATAAAGAAATGGCAACCTTAATTAATATCTCTTATGAAAGTGTTATTAGTAAGCGATATTTACTTCGTAAGAAAATGAGCTTTTCTTCTGATAATGAATTAGTTGAATTTTTACATATCATGTAAAATCTATATTTTTTCTATATAGTAAAACAAAGCAATATATTATATTTGCACAAATTTTAATTTTTAAATTATGAAAAATTTATTACAATTAACTTACTTTAAGAAAGTTTTCTTTTCCATTTCCTTTCTTTTCTTGGCGTTTGTGGGTTTTTCTCAAACATCAACTTTTTATGATTTTAATACTCCAGGTGATTTATCAGAGTTTTTTACAAGAGGGAACACAAACACAACTAATATCACACAATCTACAAATACAGGTTTAGGCTCAACAGGTGCTGTTAATATTGGTAATGCATCAGCATATGAAGTTTACACTACTAAACAAGGGTATTCTAATGGAGGTATAGGTTCGGTATATGAATTTTCTACTTTTATTAAAAGTGAATATAATTCAGGATATAGTGCTATTGGATTTACATCTGTTTCGGCTCAACCTCATGCTAATAGTGGTAATCCAGCAGTTTGTTTGGGTGTTTCTGTACACGGAGGTGGGTTTATTTTTTACAATAATTCTACAGCAGATTATGGTGATTGGCAATATGGAGGTGTTGTAAATGCGAGCATTTTTGACTTGTTAAACTATGGTTCGCCAGATAAATGGTATAAAATAGTATTAAAAATTACAGCTCAAGCTAACAGTGCTTATCATTTGCGATTAGAAATTTGGCCTTCTGATGCATCAGGTAATTTACTTTACGGTAGTGCTTCTGCTGTACAAGAGCGTACTTTTACCAACACTTCAATCGCAAATTCATCTGTATTGTATTCTTATTTCGGATTTGGTGGGTATAGAGTTTCTAATTTCGATAATTACAGTATGAATTTACAAGGATCTACTGTTATTGAACAAGGAGCTCCAGTAGTTGTAAATGGTACAGCTGTATTAAGTCCAGTTTTAAATAATTCAATTGATATTGAAGGTAGTGTAACAGATGACAGACAGGATCCCGTAACTGAAAGAGGTTTTGTTTGGAACACAACGGGTAATCCAACCATCAATGATCAAAAAATAGTTTATGGTAGTGGCCAAGGAAACTTCACAGGAACAATTAATAATTTAGCATCGGGTACCTATTACCTAAGAGCTTTTGCTACCAATTCAGCTGGTTCAAGTTATGGTAATGAACAAACAGTTATTGTGCCTACACAACCAAGTACCATCTCTGTAGTTGAATCTATTAATGATTTTGTAAAAACTTGTGCTTCTTTACCTTCAGAGTCTCAAACTTTTTCAGTTTCAGGTTCTAACTTGTCATCTGCCATTGAGATAGGTTCTGTAACTGGTCTTGAATATTCATTAAACGGTACAACATATCAAAATACATTAACTTTAAACCCTGTTTCTGGATCGGTTGCTGCTACAACAGTTTATGTACGTATGACAGCTACTCAAATAAGTGGATTCACGGATTATATTTCAATTAGCGCAACAGGAGCATTAGGTTATTCTATTGCTGCTAATGGAACTTACACGGCTTCATTCTCTGTTGATACACAGCCAACTGTTGTAAATAGTCAGGTTTGTAAGGATACATCT from Flavobacterium haoranii encodes:
- a CDS encoding helix-turn-helix transcriptional regulator, with translation MNIGESYAELNRKEAIGYFNQSLKGFREITDKRNEHFCLSRIGKYYYRNGNFRNALSYLKTSFDYLYTNLPHLSLEVYTYYVGCHLQLNNYTALNEILKYNTSEMLVEANSQEKIFYFETLALYYDKVGDAKNHFDVLKKIQKLYHDRDKNNSFEALQKKLNLYELNTTIDKNKNLELQVSNLKLQNAVVLVSILLLVLLIVFLIDKQRKKNKIQQLILAQLEQEKMLHEKRAKLKEVELQYKTEITQTKERELTALQLKIHQVKEKILDYLSVNEFQLDKKILSKITKQIVRHFDNDDYWKEFQLKFANMHPDFIATIKSKYPNLTKKDIDFLILIKLNLSNKEMATLINISYESVISKRYLLRKKMSFSSDNELVEFLHIM
- a CDS encoding tetratricopeptide repeat protein — its product is MKKNIILLFLLFAILSWSQSRKAYDRLFHSFSKVQFSNPELSKQYLDSILVLPKLPDSLVSKTQNDIGIYHALVGDYDNALLHFVKAYNTESSHNKQSKANILCNIANTQKLFGKFDLALQNLDLAKKLYTALDDEKNILKVESEKSAVYYAKSNYNKALELSTELLPKLEKLGDRRLYNIQLLRQANIQFNIGDYEGAITNYKLVLPFLVLMKLTICKTSMWH
- a CDS encoding OmpA family protein, coding for MNLLKKYFVFAFLFVLTAGLSQEKRDSDKKEPVEKDAKNKRVDKSDSEKRDSVYIPNKVINKTVSDTVHPKDREKNYNRWSVNLNVGTNIGIRPFTDGYYATTPNYFTKPEFNHFDLNVRRMFNTKFGVMWDFGYDNFNADSGSPDFSNNMYRTSFQGVMNIHRAFNWEEFTETFGLQIHLGPGFSFLEGPGTSTFNNYDNIFSFLAGATAMIKVSDRLAFNLDYTMTTNYTHHLALDGMSQVDPSLSRTGLVHSTTLGLTLYLGRKERHADWYWENLYVKDEYQDLLARVEELETMMNDTDRDGVPDYLDAENNTIAGVAVDTKGRAIDLNNNGVPDELERYINNKYGDMQTVINNMASGEYSSAQMKQMINGQYVNVFFDFDETRITTGTISAINFLIKYLNANPDSKAEVIGYADEMGDANYNIALSRKRAQRVMEMIVRSGIDPNRLKLVVKGEDNSVPKDSKLARQLVRRVAFKVD
- a CDS encoding T9SS type A sorting domain-containing protein, whose translation is MWEEGVGYSNAASIFKTNNASGPVFQSGEAFFVKATSATSSLTIKETHKTDGVTNTTLNRNANQTNTTNYELFRILLEKQSENNFINADGCVAAFYMGGNNEVDNADGSKLSNPGENIALVNATSLLSIEHRNTIENNDFLTLRISNATLGTNYKLKLYTENFEYDGYAYLQDLFLGTTTEIPLDGSVFEYEYQITENTASTGSRFKILFQNTTLSNAEFTATDFMLYPNPVIANESFTIQFHSKANEVGSFDCTIYNALGQLIQKNHLNVVNGSITVPLTSSFKSGVYFVEIYNTQNHSKTTKSLIIE